The following DNA comes from Sparus aurata chromosome 3, fSpaAur1.1, whole genome shotgun sequence.
TGCCGTCTCCTTTAGTGACACCTAAGCTGATAGTAACGGTTGGGCCGGATGAGTGTGGTTGGAAATATCCCGATGTGTTTCCATCCTGCGCCGTGACCCGTGCACAGCGTGCTAGGGCTGCTTCAGACGTGGGTGTTAGTGGAGAGCAAAAGGAGACGAAAGCTGTGATTCCTCTACCTGATCTTCCCCCGTCCATCCCTCGAGCGGAGTGTTTGTTACTTCTCGAAAAAATTCAACTCATACCAGCTGGACTACTCAACAATAGAGAAGGAAGCGCTGACCCTCATTTGGGCACTTCAACACTTTGAGGTTTAATTTGGTACTGGGGGGAACCAGTAGTCATGTATACTGATTATAACCCATTGACCTTTTTGAGTTCACTGCACTGCCCAAACCAGCGTCTGATGCGGTGGACTTTGTTCTTGCAGGGCCATAATTTAGAGGTCAGACTCATTAAGGGCAAGGCCAATTTAATCGCAGATGTTTTTCTCGTGCCCCGGTGGGCTAAATAGTAGTTGGATAAAAGTGTGAGAATAAATTCTGTGgttaatgtgataattgttGCAAATCCTATTGTCCTTTCCACTGAGGtgtctggactgcaacacattctggcctttaattcaactaagtttaaatttaacctgcTCCTCCTTGAGTAAGCTAAGGAATGTAGACAATacggggctcacagctccaagagaccttggaggcagcattcagctgtgtgtgggtcaaaggttagcaggAGACAAGGCCACAATAGGGACTAAAACAGAGCCTGACTCCTATGTCAGGTGGAGGAAGATATCTAAACGTGTACAtctccagaaaaggatagagagatcatttaggtaattttggagTATAACACCCAaggagggacagtaacagatttagccatttatgggagatgagcagagagatagaccacctccttttcatgtcaattggatagatggaccctcaacccaccGCAATGACCAATTAGGATtaggcaggtacagcccaagGGACTTTAAGAAGGCCCCTACGAGTAGAGAcagggggtggcacttggaaaaacctcctaagagcaacaggctgaggttttgagggagcagagggcagagcattttttggcatagttttgtccacagatttgaaactatcagaacgcggccgcttctgatcaggactcaaggcgctagattttgtttcaataaagattgcttcttcactccacccgccttgactccgcagactccttttatgatcaaactacacgccgacacctaaAGGAGAGAAGCCCGGAAACCACACCACTATTCTCATCTCCCTATTAAAATGCTTCCTTTACAGGTACCCGCTTGCAGAGGGGTGGGGTGTCTGTAAGGTagtagttgtgtttttttgggtttGCGGCGATCCCTGTCGGGTCCCCGTCTCAAGGGGGAGGGTGTGATGACCCCTGCTGTTGAGGCAGCAGCCTTCTGATGTGACTTAGGTTTGTGGGAGGAGTTTGGTTGACCAGGAACACCTGGGCCCAATGTCCTGAGATTATAAAACCCACTAGTCATTCATttaatctttctctctcctctccagcagACGTCCCACGGGGAGATGTGGCAGCCACAGCTTTCCTGAGTTTCCTTATGCTCAGTTCATGCACTTTACAACGCACATAACTTCTCGGTTGCAAAATGACCTGGTCTGGTGTGGACAGGGCCTAAGACTAGACCAGCCTATGTTTTAACTGAGTTATACTGAATTTTGATTAtaattaatgttatttataAGCTCCTTTGTCCTGTAGTGCTACACTCCATGAAGACTTACATGACTGCATCAACTGGAATCCCAAACTTCCCAGAATTTGTGTTAACACTGGAAGTTGATGAACTTCTGGCAGGTTActgtgacaacaacaaaaaggtgGAAGTGAAACAAGGCTGGGCAAAAGAATTCTCAAGAAAGGATCCTGAGCAGTTGGAGTGGTACAGACAAGAGTGTTTCCAGGGTTTGCCAAACTCCTTCAAAGCTTTCACTAACACTTTGATGCGTCTCTACAACcaaagtggaggtacagtatgtaacatgttagcctgtttaactttttactgttctgcatcttaGTTGTAAAGTGACCCAGGGCCTCAAGATACCAATCAGTTCACACTCTGACGTCATGTTGCTAAATTTTTGATATAGTGAAACCTCAGGACATTTGAGAGGGTCTCAGGGAAATTCAGTGTGTCCCCGATAAAATGCGTGATTTCTGATAAATTGTAGAGTAAAATTAATGTTTGATGTGTTATGGTTATAATCATAGTTATATGGTTGATGGAAATGCATTTAAAAGTTTTGAAaaccaatcaaatcaaatctgaaaacaaaacacaggcacatctaaccctaaccctgaatGCTGcactagtttaaaaaaaagccaaCTGACAACATGGTGGTGAGCTGATGAGATGAAATGCAATTTGGGGGAAACAAATGCTAATCTGGTTTAGGACACAAAAATGTGTCATGCCAGCCGTGCTCTGACAGTGTCTTAAAGCGTGGCCACTTGCCAAAGACAATTACAAAACagtatatttttgtgttttgtgattaaAGTTTAAAGCAGTAACTCTGTTCCCCTGGTAACACTTGAGAGTTTGACTAATAGCTGACTAACAGAGCCTCTCTTCGTCGCCACTGCACATGTATAAATGTTCATGACAACGTAGGCCCTGAGTGTAGATTACGACAGCAGTTCTGCATAaagccaatttttttttgtttgtttgtttcattattCATCAGATTTAAAGAGATTCtccctgtttttttaatttatactTTTCCAGCTcgaattgaataaataaatggatgGATGACACATGGACTGTTGTTGCTGGCATTGTTAAACATAAAGTTATTTAGCCACCAAGAATATCAACCGTTTTACTGTGTTACATTGCTTAGCCTGCATAAAGAAGTGGACTGATAATAATCTGATTCATGAACACATCCGactaaaaaaacagcagtcgtcacacaatgtacaatgtttttaagatcatctttccactgaatgtttcatctgtgaatcagtgttaattacagtctctgtctctgtctcaggtgtccatgttttacagAGAGTGAGcggctgtgagtgggatgatgagactgaagaggtcaaaggtttcgctcagtttggttatgatggagaagacctCTTGGAATTGGATCCAAATTCATTTACATGGATCGCTCTAAGACCTGAGGCTGTCACGGCCAAACAGATATGGGACGCTGATAAAGATTTAATAGAAGGCCATAAGTTTGTTTTTACTCAGATTTATCCAGAGTTGCTGAAGAAGTACGTCGAGTATGGGAGGAGCtctctgctgagaacaggtagaatcacctgacctgatgtagtttattagacacagtgatcttcatataggctgctcagactgaactgtcattgtATAATTAATCCAACCTGTTTGACATCAGCTTTTTTGTAGTGGTTACATTAGGACATTACTTGGCCACCATCAACACTGTCctcctgctttttaaaaatcaatatttaGTCGGCCGACACTATTACAAACTGTCAAAAGCACATGACATGATTCACATCATGCTGCTGGTTTCACACTATTCCCCTGAtcaacagtttgcagcagtgatgtgcCAACAAACATAGTATTGTAACAAAATAGTCACAAAAAGCACTTTCACACCTTCTGTTATTGATTCCAAATGTAATTTCTTAATCTATCTTTtaccttgtttcttttcctctctctcctctttaatatctctctctttcctctccagagcttccctcagtgtctctcctccagaagactccctcctctccagtcagctgcctcgctacaggtttctaccctcacagagcctcactcgtctggaggaaagatggagaggagcttcatgaggaggtggaccacggagagatcctccccaaccacgatggaaccttccagatgagtgttgacctgaacctttcatcagtcacacctgaagactggacgaggtacgactgtgtgtttcagctctctggtgtgaaggaggaaatcatcaccaaactggagaaagatcggatcagaaccaacgagggtaagagtgagatcagagggtgcTGAAGGGGAGTGCATGGGAATTAatctgggggaaaaaacagtaataataaactatgattgtattcaacagtgaagcccagtaacatgaccgtcctcgtcactgctgcagtggttgttcttgctctcattctcatcggtgctgctggattcatcgtttacaaaaagaagaaag
Coding sequences within:
- the LOC115578593 gene encoding major histocompatibility complex class I-related gene protein-like yields the protein MRTLLLLLLFCHVSSPGKIVLHSMKTYMTASTGIPNFPEFVLTLEVDELLAGYCDNNKKVEVKQGWAKEFSRKDPEQLEWYRQECFQGLPNSFKAFTNTLMRLYNQSGGVHVLQRVSGCEWDDETEEVKGFAQFGYDGEDLLELDPNSFTWIALRPEAVTAKQIWDADKDLIEGHKFVFTQIYPELLKKYVEYGRSSLLRTELPSVSLLQKTPSSPVSCLATGFYPHRASLVWRKDGEELHEEVDHGEILPNHDGTFQMSVDLNLSSVTPEDWTRYDCVFQLSGVKEEIITKLEKDRIRTNEGKSEIRGKSSNMTVPITAAVVVLALILISAAGFIVYKKKKAISPPSSPDNSTELSELLNPET